From a single Planctellipticum variicoloris genomic region:
- a CDS encoding SAM-dependent methyltransferase: protein MLRGWLIPVVLLTAVDIVVAEDASPRPPKKPDVGYYATTQDVVDKMLDLAKVTKKDHVCDLGCGDGRFVVTAAKKFGCRSTGYELDPQLVATGRTKIREAGLEKLAKIEEQDIFTADLADTTVVMLFLLPKLNARLVPQLQKMPPGSRIITHEFDIPGIQADQELTWVSKQDDSEHLLFVYTIPLKPMLDKK, encoded by the coding sequence ATGCTGCGTGGGTGGCTGATTCCGGTGGTGCTGCTGACGGCCGTCGACATCGTCGTTGCAGAGGACGCCTCACCCCGTCCCCCCAAGAAACCGGACGTCGGCTATTACGCCACGACGCAGGACGTCGTCGACAAGATGCTCGACCTCGCCAAGGTGACAAAGAAGGACCACGTCTGCGACCTCGGCTGCGGAGACGGGCGATTCGTCGTGACGGCCGCGAAGAAATTCGGCTGCCGATCCACAGGCTACGAACTCGACCCCCAGCTCGTCGCGACGGGGCGGACGAAGATCCGCGAAGCCGGTCTTGAGAAGCTGGCGAAGATTGAAGAGCAGGACATCTTCACGGCCGACCTCGCCGACACCACCGTCGTCATGCTCTTTCTGCTTCCGAAGCTCAACGCCCGGCTGGTACCCCAGCTCCAGAAGATGCCCCCTGGCAGCCGGATCATCACCCACGAATTCGACATCCCTGGTATCCAGGCCGACCAGGAGCTGACCTGGGTCTCGAAGCAGGACGACAGCGAACACCTGCTGTTTGTCTACACGATTCCGCTGAAGCCTATGCTGGACAAGAAGTAG
- a CDS encoding APC family permease produces the protein MSAIAPSRPALGLWDSVSLIVGIVIGTVIFRMPPFIFAKAGGPWTGLGLWLAGGLAAYCGGLVFAELATAYPRSGGEYNYLTRAFGRWAGFAFGWAQLSVVQTGSIGFLSYVAGEYAARLFGFPEASIPWLAAGVVVVITVLNMAGVQAGRRVQNTLSLTKLAGMTALILAGLLLGRADLASPSAVAAVETDWSTAFILILYAYGGWNDAAYVVAEIKDPSRNVPRALFLGIGAVTAVYLLCNLAYLRALGYEGLCASQAPPTDTLQLIAGVHAANLMSIVVLISALGGVNGLVFAVSRVHAALGADHPLFSAFARRDAAGRSPVWALAAQGLVTLGIILGVGTDAGRGIVDALFAPVGLGPIPWGQFFGGWDTLFAATAPVFWLFFLMTGVSYFVLRWKDAALERPFRTPLFPVIPLAFCAVSVFGLWAAWKYGGVLWPLVATPLAAGVPLFALSEWLRLRRRAAN, from the coding sequence GTGTCAGCGATCGCCCCTTCGCGTCCAGCGCTCGGACTGTGGGACTCTGTCAGCCTGATCGTGGGCATCGTGATCGGCACCGTCATCTTCCGGATGCCGCCGTTCATCTTCGCCAAGGCGGGCGGACCCTGGACCGGACTGGGCTTGTGGCTGGCTGGCGGACTGGCGGCCTACTGCGGCGGGCTGGTCTTCGCCGAGCTGGCGACCGCCTACCCCCGTTCCGGCGGCGAATACAACTATCTCACGCGGGCCTTCGGCCGCTGGGCGGGGTTCGCTTTCGGCTGGGCGCAACTGTCGGTCGTCCAGACCGGGAGTATCGGTTTTCTCTCCTATGTCGCCGGGGAATATGCGGCGCGCCTGTTTGGTTTTCCGGAAGCTTCGATTCCGTGGCTCGCGGCGGGGGTCGTGGTCGTCATCACGGTGCTCAACATGGCCGGCGTCCAGGCGGGACGGCGGGTGCAGAATACGCTGAGTCTGACCAAGCTCGCCGGGATGACGGCGCTGATCCTGGCCGGACTGCTGCTGGGTCGGGCCGATCTGGCCAGCCCGTCCGCTGTCGCCGCCGTCGAGACCGACTGGTCGACCGCGTTTATTCTGATTCTGTATGCGTATGGCGGCTGGAACGATGCGGCGTACGTGGTCGCCGAAATCAAAGACCCGTCGCGGAACGTCCCGCGGGCGCTGTTCCTGGGGATCGGAGCCGTCACCGCGGTCTACCTGCTCTGCAATCTGGCCTATCTGCGGGCGCTGGGTTACGAGGGACTGTGCGCATCGCAGGCCCCTCCCACCGATACGCTGCAGCTCATCGCCGGCGTCCATGCCGCGAACCTGATGAGCATCGTGGTCCTGATTTCCGCCCTCGGGGGTGTCAACGGACTGGTGTTCGCGGTCAGTCGCGTCCATGCGGCACTGGGAGCGGATCACCCCTTGTTCTCTGCCTTCGCCCGACGCGATGCCGCCGGCCGGTCCCCCGTCTGGGCGCTGGCCGCACAGGGGCTGGTGACACTCGGCATCATTCTCGGGGTCGGGACCGATGCCGGACGCGGGATCGTCGACGCCCTGTTTGCCCCGGTCGGGCTGGGGCCGATCCCCTGGGGCCAGTTCTTTGGCGGCTGGGACACGCTGTTTGCCGCGACGGCTCCGGTTTTCTGGCTGTTTTTCCTGATGACCGGCGTCTCCTACTTCGTCCTGCGGTGGAAGGACGCCGCCCTCGAACGGCCCTTCCGGACGCCGCTGTTCCCCGTCATTCCGCTCGCTTTCTGCGCGGTGAGCGTGTTCGGTCTGTGGGCGGCGTGGAAATATGGCGGCGTCCTGTGGCCGCTGGTGGCGACGCCGCTGGCTGCCGGTGTACCCTTATTTGCCCTGAGCGAGTGGCTCCGGCTTCGCCGACGGGCGGCGAATTGA
- a CDS encoding c-type heme family protein, translating to MRLTRLTGGSLIALLIAAGWLGSLSSGIGQTKAPADPALERTRDQVRMLDDLYKTVVVFITDKYVHKDTDVSAGTAAVTLFSAMKAKGWHDIRLVDATDQPFEENNSPKDAFEKSAVKALKGGKTYVEEVVQIDGKPFLRAATPVPVVMKKCVLCHPHYADVKEGEPIGILSYIVPIK from the coding sequence ATGCGTCTGACTCGACTGACCGGGGGATCGCTGATCGCCCTCCTGATCGCCGCTGGCTGGCTGGGAAGTCTCAGTTCCGGAATCGGACAGACTAAGGCCCCGGCCGATCCCGCCTTGGAACGGACCCGCGACCAGGTCCGGATGCTCGACGACCTTTACAAGACCGTCGTCGTCTTCATCACCGACAAGTATGTCCACAAGGACACCGACGTGTCCGCCGGGACCGCGGCCGTCACACTGTTCAGCGCGATGAAGGCCAAGGGCTGGCACGATATCCGCCTGGTCGACGCCACCGACCAGCCGTTCGAGGAAAACAACTCCCCGAAGGACGCCTTCGAAAAGTCGGCGGTCAAGGCCCTCAAGGGGGGCAAGACCTACGTTGAAGAAGTCGTCCAGATCGACGGCAAACCCTTTCTGCGGGCGGCGACTCCCGTCCCGGTCGTCATGAAAAAATGCGTGCTGTGCCATCCGCACTACGCCGACGTGAAGGAAGGCGAACCGATCGGCATCCTGAGCTACATCGTCCCGATCAAGTAG